The Stieleria maiorica genome includes the window CGGAGCGCCGTTTGCGGTCCGTCGAAGATGAATCGGTAGCGGGGATGTTTGGCCGAGGAAACCAGATCGATGCGATGCATCAGTCCGGCCAGTTTGGCGTGACGGACGATCGTCTTGAAATCATCGCTTGCATCGACGCGAACGCGAGTCGCGCGATACAGCGCCGCTTGGGTTTGGGCGACGTTGTAGGCGGACAGCAGTTGCGCCGGTGTCAGCGAGGTTTCGAATGACTCCAGTCGCTGCAACTCCAACACGTCGCTGAACAGATCTGCCTCGATCTCGGGCCAGGGACGGCCGACAGTTTCGGCCAGTTCGCTGCGGACCTGGTGCATTTCGTTGTCAAAGATCCCTTCGCGATACTCCACGATCGGATGGCGGTCGGCGGCGAAGTCGAACACTTGGCGTCTTAGTTGCAAGGCCGCTTTTCGGTCGGAGTGGTATTCGGATTGATCGTCCAGCAACTTGCAGAATGCGGCGATGCGACGCGGAGGGCATCCGGGCAATCGATTCAAACAGGTCTCGATCCGCCCGTGCAGCGTCTGTCGCGCGCTGCCGATTCCGTCACGATAGATGCGCAACATTTGTTTCGCAGTCGGCAAGTAATCGGCGTCGGTGCCGCGGTGCAGACGGTCCGGGCGGACGATCATCCGCTGAAAGTCGTACTCGACGATGCTGTGTTCGCTGCGGATCATCGCTTTTGCCGGTAGGCTTCGTTTCGGCGGCGATCACGGCTCCGGGTGACTTCGCGGGTGTCTTCGACGACGACTTCATACAGTTTGGCGCGTCGGCCACCGGTTCCCTTTCGCAGCACACGCCCGAGTCGCTGGACGGCCTGACGCTGACTGGAGAGTCCGCCCAGTACGATCGCCGTTTTGACTTCCGGCAAATCGACGCCTTCGTCCAAGACGCGATTGGCGACCAGCACACGGTAACGCCCCTCGGCAAACCCCTGCAACCACTGCCGGCGTTCTTTCTTTCCGCAGTGGGAAAGCAGGCACGGCACCAGGAACCGCGTCGAGATCTTTCGCGCCATCACGTTCGACCCCGTGAACACGATCACCGATTCGTCGCAGTGAAGTCGAAACAGGTCTTCCAGCATCCGCAATTTGGCGTCGGCGTGTTCTTCGATTTGACGTTTCAGTCGAAAGGCCCGCATCGCGATGACGGCGTCGCGGGCGCGGTCGGGTTCTTGCTTTGTCGCGGCGGAAAGGGCGTAGGTGTCATCCCACTTGAACTGTGGATCGAACTCCCGCTGTTGGTAAACGAACGTTTGAATCTGCCGGGAGTAGTCTCGGTAGCGTTGTTGTTCATCATCGGTCAAACGGACGGCGATGCGGTGAACGCTGTAATCGGCCAATGATTTTCCAGACGCTTCGGCGATCGATTGTTGGTACAGCGTCGGACCGACCAGCTGTTGCAGCCTCTCGGTGCGCTGGTCGTCACCGGGAAGCGTCGCGGTCAGTCCCAACCGGATCGCTGCGATCGACATCCGCGCGGCGTCGCTGCGCCAGGGGCCGGCCAGATGATGCACTTCGTCAAAGACGATCATTTGGAAACGGTCGCCGATCCGCGGCATGTGGATTGCGGCGCTGTCATAGGTTGTCACGCTGATCGGGCTGACGCGGTGCACGCCGTCGCCGATCAGCCCGGCATCGATGCCCGTCGCTTCCAGGATCTTGGCGTGCCATTGGTACATCAAATCACGAACCGGAACGACCACCAGCGTGCTGCACTGACATCGAATCATCAGCTCGATCGCCACGACCGTCTTGCCGGTACCGGTGGGCATCACGACCAATCCCCGACGCCC containing:
- a CDS encoding DUF790 family protein, translated to MIRSEHSIVEYDFQRMIVRPDRLHRGTDADYLPTAKQMLRIYRDGIGSARQTLHGRIETCLNRLPGCPPRRIAAFCKLLDDQSEYHSDRKAALQLRRQVFDFAADRHPIVEYREGIFDNEMHQVRSELAETVGRPWPEIEADLFSDVLELQRLESFETSLTPAQLLSAYNVAQTQAALYRATRVRVDASDDFKTIVRHAKLAGLMHRIDLVSSAKHPRYRFIFDGPQTALRQSTRYGVRFATLADKLLALKGWHLTAEILGPRKQRFRMELSPADGLTSSLTAPDAFDSSLEAEVDAAWQKTPVDGWIWQRESQLLVRGQSVMTPDFSLYNQQRNLLVYVEVIGFWTPEYLEEKSRRLKEFASVPPTDSRPVETTRWLLIVAKQQERDLRQRFADLQLPIIGFDKHTKPQSWIDAIDE
- a CDS encoding DEAD/DEAH box helicase, producing the protein MSLRPHVDFHQGTVRLFGLSARFVEKALTDVPLVWDEREDCYRADAMHADAIRQGLEHSLAGRFDWRVGRDAGAAEFRSLAVNDLRQVTLRGDQQQAVKAFEDGGRRGLVVMPTGTGKTVVAIELMIRCQCSTLVVVPVRDLMYQWHAKILEATGIDAGLIGDGVHRVSPISVTTYDSAAIHMPRIGDRFQMIVFDEVHHLAGPWRSDAARMSIAAIRLGLTATLPGDDQRTERLQQLVGPTLYQQSIAEASGKSLADYSVHRIAVRLTDDEQQRYRDYSRQIQTFVYQQREFDPQFKWDDTYALSAATKQEPDRARDAVIAMRAFRLKRQIEEHADAKLRMLEDLFRLHCDESVIVFTGSNVMARKISTRFLVPCLLSHCGKKERRQWLQGFAEGRYRVLVANRVLDEGVDLPEVKTAIVLGGLSSQRQAVQRLGRVLRKGTGGRRAKLYEVVVEDTREVTRSRDRRRNEAYRQKR